A DNA window from Pseudomonas sp. GD03919 contains the following coding sequences:
- a CDS encoding amino acid aminotransferase → MSLFSAVEMAPRDPILGLNEAFNADTRATKVNLGVGVYYNEEGRIPLLRAVAEAEKARIEAHAPRGYLPIEGIAAYDKAVQELLFGKGAALTEAGRVITTQALGGTGALKIGADFLKRLLPDATVAISDPSWENHRALFETAGFPVQNYRYYDPFSNGVNRGGMLEDLRNLPARSIVVLHACCHNPTGVDLQLEDWKAVLDVLREREHVPFLDIAYQGFGDGIEQDAEAVRLFAESGLEFFVSSSFSKSFSLYGERVGALSLVTSSREESTRVLSQLKRVIRTNYSNPPTHGATVVASVLNSPELRAMWEAELGEMRDRIRSMRLAMVEQLAALGAKRDFGFVAQQRGMFSYSGLTVEQVERLKEEFGIYAVGTGRICVAALNKGNLDSVTRAIHAVL, encoded by the coding sequence ATGAGTCTCTTCTCTGCCGTCGAAATGGCTCCGCGCGATCCCATCCTGGGCCTCAACGAAGCATTCAACGCCGACACCCGCGCGACCAAGGTCAACCTTGGCGTGGGCGTCTACTACAACGAGGAGGGACGGATTCCGCTGCTGCGCGCCGTAGCAGAAGCCGAAAAAGCGCGTATCGAGGCCCACGCGCCGCGCGGCTACCTGCCCATCGAAGGCATCGCCGCCTACGACAAGGCCGTGCAGGAGCTGCTGTTCGGCAAGGGCGCAGCGCTGACCGAAGCCGGCCGCGTGATCACCACGCAAGCCCTGGGCGGTACCGGCGCCCTGAAAATCGGCGCCGACTTCCTCAAGCGCCTGCTGCCGGACGCCACCGTGGCCATCAGCGACCCGAGCTGGGAAAACCACCGCGCCCTGTTCGAGACCGCCGGCTTCCCGGTGCAGAACTACCGCTACTACGATCCGTTCAGCAACGGCGTGAACCGCGGCGGCATGCTCGAAGACCTGCGCAACCTGCCGGCCCGCTCCATCGTCGTGCTGCACGCCTGCTGCCACAACCCGACAGGCGTCGACCTGCAGCTGGAAGACTGGAAAGCCGTACTGGACGTGCTGCGCGAGCGTGAGCACGTGCCCTTCCTCGACATCGCCTACCAGGGCTTCGGTGACGGCATCGAGCAGGACGCCGAAGCCGTGCGCCTGTTTGCCGAGTCGGGCCTGGAGTTCTTCGTCTCCAGCTCCTTCTCCAAGTCGTTCTCGCTGTACGGCGAGCGCGTCGGCGCACTGTCGCTGGTCACCAGCAGCCGTGAAGAGTCCACGCGCGTGCTGTCGCAGCTCAAGCGCGTGATCCGCACCAACTACTCCAACCCGCCTACCCACGGCGCCACCGTAGTCGCCAGCGTGCTCAACAGCCCGGAACTGCGCGCCATGTGGGAAGCCGAACTGGGCGAAATGCGCGACCGCATCCGCAGCATGCGCCTGGCCATGGTCGAGCAACTGGCCGCACTGGGCGCCAAGCGCGACTTCGGCTTCGTCGCGCAGCAGCGCGGCATGTTCTCCTACTCCGGCCTCACCGTGGAGCAAGTGGAACGCCTGAAGGAAGAGTTCGGCATCTACGCCGTCGGCACTGGCCGCATCTGCGTCGCCGCGCTGAACAAGGGCAACCTGGACAGCGTCACCCGCGCGATCCACGCCGTGCTGTAA
- the uvrB gene encoding excinuclease ABC subunit UvrB — MSEFQLVTRFKPAGDQPEAIRQMVEGLEAGLSHQTLLGVTGSGKTFSIANVIAQVQRPTLVLAPNKTLAAQLYGEFKAFFPNNAVEYFVSYYDYYQPEAYVPSSDTFIEKDASINDHIEQMRLSATKALIERKDVIVVCTVSSIYGLGSPEEYLKMVLHLDRGDKMDQRALLRRLAELQYTRNDMDFARATFRVRGDVIDVFPAESDLEAIRVELFDDEVESISAFDPLTGEVIQKLPRFTFYPKSHYVTPRETLLEAVEHIKVELQQRLEYLRGANKLVEAQRLEQRTRFDLEMILELGYCNGIENYSRYLSGRPAGAPPPTLYDYLPDEALLVIDESHVSVPQVGAMYKGDRSRKETLVEYGFRLPSALDNRPMRFEEWEAASPQTIFVSATPGPYEGEHAGRVVEQLVRPTGLVDPQIEVRPARTQVDDLLSEIRLRVAAGDRVLVTTLTKRMAEDLTDYLGDHDVKVRYLHSDIDTVERVEIIRDLRLGAFDVLVGINLLREGLDMPEVSLVAILDADKEGFLRSERSLIQTIGRAARNLNGRAILYADNMTGSMQRAIGETERRRAKQIAFNEANGIVPKGVQKDVKDILEGAVVPGARSNKRKGMAKAAEESARYENELRSPSEITKRIRQLEEKMYALARDLEFEAAAQLRDEIQKLRDRLLQV; from the coding sequence ATGTCCGAGTTTCAGTTGGTGACCCGCTTCAAACCTGCCGGCGATCAGCCTGAGGCGATCCGGCAGATGGTCGAGGGGCTGGAGGCCGGCCTTTCGCACCAGACCCTGCTGGGTGTGACCGGCTCGGGCAAGACCTTCTCCATCGCCAACGTGATCGCTCAGGTGCAGCGCCCGACCCTGGTCCTGGCGCCGAACAAGACCTTAGCCGCGCAGCTCTACGGCGAGTTCAAGGCGTTCTTCCCGAACAACGCGGTGGAGTACTTCGTCTCCTACTACGACTACTACCAGCCCGAAGCCTATGTGCCGTCGTCGGACACCTTCATCGAGAAGGATGCCTCGATCAACGATCACATCGAGCAGATGCGTTTGTCGGCGACCAAGGCGCTGATCGAGCGCAAGGACGTGATCGTGGTCTGCACCGTGTCGTCGATCTACGGCCTGGGCAGCCCCGAGGAGTACCTGAAAATGGTGCTGCACCTCGACAGGGGCGACAAGATGGATCAGCGCGCGCTGCTGCGCCGCCTGGCCGAGCTGCAGTACACACGCAACGACATGGATTTTGCCCGTGCGACCTTCCGCGTGCGCGGCGATGTGATCGACGTCTTTCCGGCGGAGTCGGATCTTGAAGCCATCCGTGTCGAGTTGTTCGATGACGAGGTGGAAAGCATAAGCGCCTTCGATCCGCTGACCGGCGAGGTGATCCAGAAACTGCCGCGTTTTACCTTCTACCCCAAGAGCCACTACGTCACCCCGCGTGAAACCCTGCTGGAGGCGGTGGAGCACATCAAGGTCGAGCTGCAGCAGCGCCTGGAGTACCTGCGTGGGGCGAACAAGCTGGTGGAGGCGCAGCGCCTGGAGCAGCGCACGCGCTTCGATCTGGAGATGATCCTCGAGCTGGGCTACTGCAACGGCATCGAGAACTACTCACGTTACCTCTCGGGTCGCCCGGCTGGTGCGCCGCCGCCTACGCTGTATGACTACCTGCCGGACGAAGCGCTGCTGGTGATCGACGAGTCTCACGTTTCGGTGCCGCAGGTCGGCGCCATGTACAAGGGCGACCGCTCGCGCAAGGAAACCCTGGTGGAATACGGCTTCCGTCTGCCTTCTGCGCTGGATAACCGACCGATGCGTTTCGAGGAGTGGGAGGCGGCCAGCCCGCAGACCATTTTCGTGTCCGCTACGCCTGGGCCTTACGAGGGCGAGCATGCCGGGCGTGTGGTGGAGCAGTTGGTGCGGCCGACAGGCTTGGTCGACCCGCAGATCGAGGTGCGCCCGGCGCGCACTCAGGTCGATGATCTGCTCTCGGAGATCCGTTTGCGCGTGGCGGCGGGCGATCGTGTGCTGGTCACCACGCTGACCAAGCGCATGGCCGAGGACTTGACCGATTACCTGGGTGATCACGACGTCAAGGTGCGTTACCTGCACTCGGACATCGATACCGTTGAGCGGGTGGAGATCATCCGTGACCTGCGCCTGGGGGCCTTCGACGTGCTGGTGGGGATCAACCTGCTGCGTGAGGGTCTGGACATGCCCGAGGTATCGCTGGTGGCGATCCTCGATGCGGACAAGGAAGGCTTCCTGCGCAGCGAGCGCTCGCTGATCCAGACCATCGGCCGTGCGGCGCGAAACCTCAATGGCAGGGCGATTCTGTACGCCGATAACATGACCGGCTCGATGCAGCGTGCCATCGGCGAGACCGAGCGGCGTCGTGCCAAGCAGATCGCTTTCAACGAAGCCAACGGCATCGTGCCCAAGGGCGTGCAGAAGGACGTCAAGGACATTCTCGAAGGCGCCGTGGTGCCTGGTGCGCGCAGCAACAAGCGCAAGGGCATGGCCAAGGCAGCGGAGGAGAGCGCGCGTTACGAGAACGAGCTGCGTTCGCCGAGCGAGATCACCAAGCGTATTCGTCAGCTGGAAGAGAAAATGTACGCCCTGGCGCGCGATCTGGAGTTCGAGGCCGCCGCGCAGTTACGTGATGAGATTCAGAAGCTGCGGGATCGATTGTTGCAGGTGTGA
- a CDS encoding IS110 family transposase, with the protein MKKHTATNQSQALNDLSACTTVAVDLAKRVFQVAGEDALGQVRYEARIKSREAFYEFLCKLPPSVVVLVETGPGAQAWARQLQGQGNLARILPARLVEGHRSGAKNDRNDALSILRAGRDSKISAVPIKSAASLAMQALHRARQGYVRRRTAMSNQMRGLLLEHGVALAQGDAAISHVIPRVLEDATQPLPEILRELIDELLGEWRQLGERINVLSGRLEAAANADKTAKRLMTVRGVGPIIATALLAKQTEPERFANARLYAAYFGMVPDQHSSGEKIRLGKMSKRGDGYLRSLMIQGAHAVLQQLRPDSQQPDDRRLLGWLSRLGRKEAAVRLANRNLRIAWVLLQNEQTYQRQPVNDRQAEMSH; encoded by the coding sequence ATGAAAAAGCATACAGCAACTAATCAATCCCAGGCCTTAAACGATCTATCGGCCTGCACGACAGTGGCAGTCGATCTTGCCAAGCGGGTCTTTCAGGTGGCGGGAGAAGACGCTCTTGGTCAGGTGCGTTACGAGGCGCGGATCAAGTCGCGTGAGGCGTTCTACGAGTTTCTGTGCAAGTTGCCGCCGAGTGTCGTCGTGCTGGTTGAAACTGGCCCAGGTGCTCAGGCGTGGGCACGGCAGCTACAGGGGCAAGGCAACCTGGCGCGGATTCTTCCGGCTCGTCTCGTCGAGGGTCACCGCAGCGGTGCGAAGAATGATCGTAACGATGCCCTGTCGATCTTGCGCGCCGGTCGCGATAGCAAGATTTCAGCCGTGCCCATCAAAAGCGCTGCCTCGCTGGCCATGCAGGCGCTGCATCGCGCTCGGCAGGGTTATGTGCGTCGGCGTACGGCGATGAGTAATCAGATGCGCGGTTTGCTGCTGGAGCACGGCGTGGCTCTGGCGCAAGGCGATGCGGCTATCAGCCACGTGATACCGAGGGTGCTGGAAGATGCAACGCAGCCACTGCCGGAGATACTGCGGGAGTTGATCGACGAATTGCTGGGTGAATGGCGGCAATTGGGCGAACGCATCAACGTCTTGAGCGGGCGCTTGGAAGCTGCTGCGAACGCGGACAAGACCGCGAAACGACTGATGACGGTGCGCGGAGTCGGCCCGATCATCGCCACCGCGCTGCTGGCCAAGCAAACCGAACCTGAACGTTTCGCCAATGCCCGCTTATATGCGGCTTACTTCGGCATGGTGCCTGATCAGCACAGCAGCGGAGAAAAGATCCGCCTGGGCAAGATGAGCAAGCGAGGCGATGGCTACCTGCGCAGCCTGATGATCCAGGGAGCGCATGCGGTCCTCCAACAACTACGGCCTGATTCGCAGCAACCGGATGATCGCCGCTTGCTGGGCTGGCTGAGTCGCCTGGGGCGCAAAGAGGCGGCGGTGAGGTTAGCCAACCGCAACCTACGGATCGCCTGGGTGCTGCTACAGAATGAACAGACTTATCAACGCCAGCCAGTTAATGACAGGCAGGCGGAAATGAGTCACTGA
- a CDS encoding IS110 family transposase, with the protein MKKHTATNQSQALNDLSACTTVAVDLAKRVFQVAGEDALGQVRYEARIKSREAFYEFLCKLPPSVVVLVETGPGAQAWARQLQGQGNLARILPARLVEGHRSGAKNDRNDALSILRAGRDSKISAVPIKSAASLAMQALHRARQGYVRRRTAMSNQMRGLLLEHGVALAQGDAAISHVIPRVLEDATQPLPEILRELIDELLGEWRQLGERINVLSGRLEAAANADKTAKRLMTVRGVGPIIATALLAKQTEPERFANARLYAAYFGMVPDQHSSGEKIRLGKMSKRGDGYLRSLMIQGAHAVLQQLRPDSQQPDDRRLLGWLSRLGRKEAAVRLANRNLRIAWVLLQNEQTYQRQPVNDRQAEMSH; encoded by the coding sequence ATGAAAAAGCATACAGCAACTAATCAATCCCAGGCCTTAAACGATCTATCGGCCTGCACGACAGTGGCAGTCGATCTTGCCAAGCGGGTCTTTCAGGTGGCGGGAGAAGACGCTCTTGGTCAGGTGCGTTACGAGGCGCGGATCAAGTCGCGTGAGGCGTTCTACGAGTTTCTGTGCAAGTTGCCGCCGAGTGTCGTCGTGCTGGTTGAAACTGGCCCAGGTGCTCAGGCGTGGGCACGGCAGCTACAGGGGCAAGGCAACCTGGCGCGGATTCTTCCGGCTCGTCTCGTCGAGGGTCACCGCAGCGGTGCGAAGAATGATCGTAACGATGCCCTGTCGATCTTGCGCGCCGGTCGCGATAGCAAGATTTCAGCCGTGCCCATCAAAAGCGCTGCCTCGCTGGCCATGCAGGCGCTGCATCGCGCTCGGCAGGGTTATGTGCGTCGGCGTACGGCGATGAGTAATCAGATGCGCGGTTTGCTGCTGGAGCACGGCGTGGCTCTGGCGCAAGGCGATGCGGCTATCAGCCACGTGATACCGAGGGTGCTGGAAGATGCAACGCAGCCACTGCCGGAGATACTGCGGGAGTTGATCGACGAATTGCTGGGTGAATGGCGGCAATTGGGCGAACGCATCAACGTCTTGAGCGGGCGCTTGGAAGCTGCTGCGAACGCGGACAAGACCGCGAAACGACTGATGACGGTGCGCGGAGTCGGCCCGATCATCGCCACCGCGCTGCTGGCCAAGCAAACCGAACCTGAACGTTTCGCCAATGCCCGCTTATATGCGGCTTACTTCGGCATGGTGCCTGATCAGCACAGCAGCGGAGAAAAGATCCGCCTGGGCAAGATGAGCAAGCGAGGCGATGGCTACCTGCGCAGCCTGATGATCCAGGGCGCGCATGCGGTCCTCCAACAACTACGGCCTGATTCGCAGCAACCGGATGATCGCCGCTTGCTGGGCTGGCTGAGTCGCCTGGGGCGCAAAGAGGCGGCGGTGAGGTTAGCCAACCGCAACCTACGGATCGCCTGGGTGCTGCTACAGAATGAACAGACTTATCAACGCCAGCCAGTTAATGACAGGCAGGCGGAAATGAGTCACTGA
- a CDS encoding nitroreductase family protein — protein sequence MDALDALLNRVSVPRLVEPAPNAAQRELLFRAALRAPDHGQLRPWRFLTIEGAARERMGELFAEALQVADAQAPAEALSKARGMPLRAPLLVVVIARVQEHPKVPASEQVIAAGCAAHGMLLAAHAQGIGAVWRTGDMAYNAHVAKGLGLAAHEQVIAYLYLGTPERELRRVPDVSVEAFVSAWEG from the coding sequence ATGGATGCCCTCGATGCTCTGCTCAATCGTGTTTCCGTTCCGCGCCTGGTTGAGCCTGCTCCGAATGCGGCGCAGCGGGAGCTGCTGTTTCGTGCGGCCTTGCGGGCGCCGGATCATGGGCAGCTGCGGCCATGGCGTTTTCTGACCATCGAAGGCGCTGCGCGTGAGCGCATGGGCGAGTTGTTCGCCGAAGCGTTGCAGGTGGCCGATGCCCAGGCACCTGCCGAAGCTCTGAGCAAGGCGCGGGGCATGCCGCTGCGTGCGCCGCTGCTGGTGGTGGTGATCGCCCGCGTTCAGGAGCATCCCAAGGTGCCGGCGTCCGAGCAGGTGATCGCAGCTGGCTGCGCCGCGCATGGCATGCTGCTGGCTGCGCATGCTCAGGGTATCGGCGCGGTCTGGCGCACCGGTGACATGGCCTATAACGCCCATGTGGCAAAAGGGCTGGGATTGGCCGCGCACGAGCAGGTCATCGCCTATCTCTATCTCGGTACGCCGGAGCGCGAGCTGCGCCGGGTGCCGGACGTCAGCGTCGAGGCGTTTGTCAGCGCCTGGGAGGGCTGA
- a CDS encoding sensor histidine kinase — protein sequence MRSLFWRILATFWLAIALVAGLSLLLGRALNQDAWILNLHPGLDGLDSKWVKRYEQQGPAAAQDFLEQRKRKYRIDTQVLGESGQLLGKGTFPSRAAAFEARHGDDRRLPWRRLTSEYTSPTSGESYLFIYRIPHPELAAWHRASLFWPLSAITIALVVLTLFSLMLTLSITRPLDRLRSAVHDLGQTAYQQNTLARLATRRDELGLLAKDFNRMGERLQGLIGSQRQLLRDVSHELRSPLARLRIALALAERADAVEREKLWPRLNQECDRLEALISEILALARLDADPGAAQPVDLAALIGKLEEYARLTAPHHQLRIELDQDARLQGWPDMLERALDNLLRNALRFSPPDQPVLLSVQRRGNRLMLSVRDHGPGVASEYLQQLGKPFFRAPGQSGSGHGLGLAIARRAAQRHGGDLLLANHPEGGFVATLSVPITPQTA from the coding sequence GTGCGTTCACTGTTCTGGCGCATCCTGGCGACATTCTGGCTGGCCATTGCCCTGGTGGCTGGCCTGTCGCTATTGCTCGGCCGCGCCCTCAACCAGGACGCCTGGATTCTGAACCTGCACCCGGGGCTGGACGGTCTGGACAGCAAATGGGTCAAGCGCTACGAGCAACAGGGGCCGGCAGCCGCTCAGGACTTTCTCGAGCAGCGCAAACGCAAATACCGTATCGACACTCAGGTACTCGGCGAAAGCGGCCAACTGCTGGGCAAAGGCACCTTTCCGTCCCGCGCTGCCGCCTTCGAGGCGCGTCATGGTGATGACCGACGCCTGCCCTGGCGCCGCCTGACCAGCGAATACACCAGCCCGACAAGCGGCGAAAGCTACCTGTTCATCTACCGTATTCCCCACCCGGAGCTGGCCGCCTGGCATCGCGCCAGCCTGTTCTGGCCACTTAGCGCCATCACCATCGCCCTGGTGGTGCTGACCCTGTTCAGCCTGATGCTGACCCTGTCGATCACCCGCCCACTCGACCGCCTGCGCAGCGCCGTGCACGACCTCGGGCAGACCGCTTACCAGCAAAACACCCTGGCACGCCTGGCCACCCGGCGTGACGAACTGGGCCTGCTGGCCAAGGACTTCAACCGCATGGGCGAGCGCCTGCAAGGGCTGATCGGCAGCCAGCGCCAGTTGCTGCGCGATGTCTCACACGAACTGCGCTCGCCCCTGGCGCGTCTGCGCATCGCCCTGGCGCTGGCCGAGCGTGCTGACGCCGTCGAGCGGGAAAAACTCTGGCCACGCCTGAATCAGGAATGCGATCGACTGGAAGCGCTGATCAGCGAAATTCTCGCCCTCGCTCGCCTGGATGCCGATCCCGGCGCCGCACAGCCGGTCGACCTGGCCGCACTGATCGGCAAACTAGAGGAATACGCCCGCCTGACTGCACCGCACCACCAGCTACGCATCGAGCTGGACCAGGATGCACGACTGCAAGGCTGGCCGGATATGCTCGAGCGCGCACTGGACAATCTGCTTCGCAACGCCCTGCGCTTCAGCCCGCCGGATCAACCTGTGCTGCTCAGCGTACAACGCCGGGGAAACAGGCTGATGCTCAGCGTGCGTGATCACGGCCCGGGCGTGGCCAGCGAATACCTGCAGCAGTTGGGCAAACCATTTTTCCGCGCACCGGGCCAAAGCGGTTCAGGCCACGGCCTTGGTCTGGCCATCGCGCGACGGGCGGCGCAGCGTCATGGCGGCGACTTGCTGCTGGCCAACCATCCAGAGGGAGGCTTCGTGGCCACGCTAAGCGTGCCGATAACCCCACAGACCGCCTGA
- a CDS encoding Spy/CpxP family protein refolding chaperone → MRKTLTALLLAATLPTLAFAMPMKDGGPHHHDRDYGMFKELNLSKEQRQAFRTLMGEQMKTHRDITKRYLDKLPEAEKQAMKKELDKARADQHKALRDLLNPEQQKAFDEHQKKMEARRAEMAEFKAWKAEKDSNSN, encoded by the coding sequence ATGCGCAAGACCCTCACCGCCCTGCTGCTCGCTGCCACCCTGCCGACACTGGCCTTCGCCATGCCCATGAAAGACGGCGGCCCACATCATCATGACCGTGACTACGGCATGTTCAAGGAGCTGAACCTGAGCAAGGAGCAGCGCCAGGCGTTTCGCACGCTGATGGGCGAACAGATGAAGACCCATCGCGACATCACCAAGCGCTACCTGGACAAGCTGCCGGAAGCCGAAAAGCAGGCCATGAAGAAGGAACTGGACAAGGCCCGCGCCGACCAACACAAGGCGCTGCGTGACCTGCTCAACCCCGAACAGCAGAAAGCCTTCGACGAGCACCAGAAGAAAATGGAAGCTCGCCGCGCAGAAATGGCCGAATTCAAGGCCTGGAAGGCCGAGAAGGACAGCAACAGCAACTGA
- a CDS encoding response regulator transcription factor, translating into MSRLLLIDDDQELCELLGSWLTQEGFQVTACHETASARQALAALPPEAVVLDVMLPDGSGLELLKQLRGEHPDLPVLMLSARGEPLDRILGLELGADDYLAKPCDPRELTARLRAVLRRSTPAPASSQLQLGDLSFSPNRGVVSIGEHDIPLTLSESRLLEALLRQPGEPVDKQALAQLALGRKLTLYDRSLDMHVSNLRKKLGPHPDGRPRILALRSRGYYYAQ; encoded by the coding sequence ATGAGCCGCTTACTGCTGATCGACGATGATCAGGAACTCTGCGAGCTGCTAGGCAGTTGGCTGACCCAGGAAGGTTTCCAGGTCACGGCCTGCCATGAAACAGCAAGTGCTCGCCAAGCGCTTGCCGCTCTGCCGCCCGAGGCCGTGGTGCTTGACGTGATGCTGCCGGACGGCAGCGGCCTGGAGTTGCTTAAGCAACTGCGCGGCGAGCACCCGGACCTGCCCGTCCTGATGCTCTCCGCCCGAGGCGAGCCGCTCGACCGCATCCTCGGCCTGGAACTTGGCGCCGATGATTACCTGGCCAAACCCTGTGATCCGCGTGAGCTGACCGCACGCTTGCGTGCCGTACTGCGGCGCAGCACACCTGCACCGGCGAGCAGCCAGTTGCAACTGGGCGACCTGAGTTTCAGCCCCAATCGCGGCGTGGTCAGCATCGGCGAACATGACATTCCCCTGACCCTGTCGGAAAGCCGCCTGCTGGAAGCCCTGCTGCGCCAGCCTGGTGAGCCGGTCGACAAGCAGGCACTGGCGCAGCTGGCTCTGGGTCGCAAGCTGACCCTCTATGATCGTAGCCTGGACATGCACGTCAGCAACCTGCGCAAGAAGCTTGGCCCGCATCCAGATGGCCGCCCACGCATCCTTGCCCTGCGCAGCCGTGGCTATTACTACGCGCAGTGA
- a CDS encoding translation initiation factor 2 (IF-2, GTPase), translating to MRSLPLSLLATVMLTCAMAQAEDEIAQPAAAAPAVDSQNQALQQRLEQSEQLRNEQQASSAVQLQRLRQENQRLRLQLKESQAQAQPRLLSEEQTWFALGAALSLVSMVFGALLRGRRKSRREWIN from the coding sequence ATGCGCTCACTCCCGCTGTCCCTGCTGGCCACCGTGATGCTGACTTGCGCGATGGCCCAGGCCGAAGATGAGATTGCTCAGCCCGCAGCTGCTGCACCTGCAGTCGACAGTCAAAACCAGGCGCTGCAACAGCGTCTGGAGCAAAGCGAGCAGCTACGCAACGAGCAACAAGCCAGCAGCGCCGTACAATTGCAGCGCCTGCGCCAGGAAAACCAGCGTCTGCGCCTGCAACTCAAGGAAAGCCAGGCGCAGGCTCAGCCGCGACTGCTCAGCGAGGAGCAAACCTGGTTTGCCCTGGGGGCGGCCCTGAGCCTGGTTTCCATGGTATTCGGCGCCCTGCTGCGTGGGCGACGCAAGAGCCGTCGCGAATGGATCAACTAG
- a CDS encoding YciI family protein yields the protein MLYAIIATDVENSLENRLATRPAHLARLEQLKQEGRLLLAGPHPAIDSNDPGPAGFSGSLVVAEFDSLDAAQKWADADPYRTAGVYASVLVKPFKKVLP from the coding sequence ATGCTCTACGCCATCATTGCCACCGACGTCGAAAACTCCCTGGAAAATCGCCTGGCTACCCGCCCCGCTCACCTCGCCCGCCTGGAACAGTTGAAGCAGGAAGGTCGCCTGCTGCTGGCCGGGCCACACCCGGCCATCGACAGCAACGACCCAGGCCCGGCAGGCTTCAGTGGTAGCCTGGTGGTCGCCGAGTTCGACTCGCTGGACGCGGCACAGAAATGGGCCGACGCAGATCCCTATCGCACTGCCGGCGTGTATGCCAGCGTGCTGGTCAAACCGTTCAAGAAAGTGCTGCCCTGA
- a CDS encoding PHP domain-containing protein: protein MIVDLHCHSTASDGVLAPAVLVARAHERGVRLLALTDHDTLEGLDEARLAAAPLGVKLVNGIELSCTWGGATIHVLGYAFEREAPALCAAIEALHHGRWQRAEEIDRRLAAKGMPGALEGARAVQQALGDSGNAPARPHFAEFLVRAGHVRDRAEAFRKWLGSGKLGDVKQHWPMLEEAVATLRAAGAWISLAHPWQYDFTRSKRRRLVADFAAAGGHALEVVNGMQPAEQVGGLAILAREFGLMASVGSDFHAPGDWSELGMYRPLPDDLTALWERFEHAQPSAVTS, encoded by the coding sequence ATGATTGTCGATCTGCACTGCCACAGTACCGCCTCCGATGGCGTCCTGGCGCCCGCTGTTCTGGTGGCCAGAGCCCATGAGCGTGGCGTACGGCTGCTGGCGCTGACCGATCATGACACGCTGGAAGGGCTCGATGAAGCGCGCCTGGCGGCAGCGCCATTGGGCGTGAAGCTGGTCAATGGTATCGAGCTGTCCTGTACCTGGGGTGGTGCCACCATTCATGTCTTGGGCTATGCCTTCGAGCGCGAGGCGCCGGCGCTCTGTGCGGCCATCGAGGCCCTGCATCACGGGCGCTGGCAGCGTGCCGAGGAGATCGACCGACGCCTCGCCGCCAAGGGTATGCCCGGTGCTCTGGAGGGCGCGCGCGCTGTCCAGCAGGCGTTGGGCGACAGCGGTAACGCGCCGGCACGTCCACATTTCGCTGAGTTTCTGGTGCGTGCCGGACATGTGCGCGACCGTGCCGAGGCGTTTCGCAAGTGGCTGGGTTCGGGCAAATTGGGTGACGTCAAGCAGCATTGGCCTATGCTGGAAGAAGCCGTTGCCACTTTGCGCGCGGCCGGGGCCTGGATCAGCCTGGCGCACCCGTGGCAATACGATTTCACGCGCAGTAAGCGTCGCCGTCTGGTTGCCGACTTCGCGGCAGCCGGTGGCCACGCGCTGGAAGTGGTCAACGGCATGCAGCCGGCCGAGCAGGTTGGTGGCCTGGCGATTCTGGCCCGTGAGTTTGGTTTGATGGCCAGCGTCGGCAGTGATTTTCATGCGCCGGGCGACTGGTCCGAGCTGGGTATGTACCGGCCGCTGCCCGACGATCTGACTGCGCTCTGGGAGCGTTTCGAGCATGCACAGCCATCCGCTGTCACTTCATGA
- a CDS encoding L-threonylcarbamoyladenylate synthase, with protein sequence MSQFFQIHPENPQARLVKQAVEIIRGGGVVVYPTDSSYAVGCATGDKNAVERIRRLRQLDDKHNFTLVCRDLSQIGLFAKVDTAAFRLLKNHTPGPYTFILNATREVPRMLLHPKRRTIGIRVPSHPIALALLEQLGEPLMSVSLIMPGDELPMSDPYEMRQVLEHQVDLIIDGGFGGLEASTVVSLADESPQVLRVGCGDPTPFSDL encoded by the coding sequence GTGAGTCAATTCTTCCAGATTCATCCGGAAAACCCGCAGGCGCGCCTGGTAAAACAGGCCGTGGAAATCATTCGTGGTGGCGGCGTGGTGGTCTATCCGACCGATTCCTCCTATGCAGTGGGTTGCGCGACCGGCGACAAGAATGCGGTAGAGCGCATTCGTCGTCTGCGTCAGCTCGATGACAAGCACAACTTCACCCTGGTTTGCCGCGATCTGTCGCAGATCGGGCTGTTTGCCAAGGTCGACACCGCTGCCTTTCGCCTGCTGAAAAATCACACGCCCGGCCCTTACACCTTCATCCTCAATGCCACCCGCGAAGTGCCGCGCATGCTGCTGCATCCCAAGCGCCGTACCATCGGTATTCGCGTGCCCAGCCATCCCATCGCGCTGGCGCTGCTGGAGCAGTTGGGTGAGCCGCTGATGAGCGTCAGCCTGATCATGCCGGGCGATGAACTGCCGATGTCCGACCCTTACGAAATGCGCCAGGTGCTCGAGCATCAGGTCGACCTGATCATCGACGGCGGTTTTGGCGGGCTGGAAGCGTCCACCGTGGTCAGTCTGGCTGATGAGAGCCCGCAAGTGTTGCGCGTCGGTTGCGGTGATCCGACGCCGTTCAGCGATCTCTGA